Proteins from a genomic interval of Sulfurimonas sp. HSL3-2:
- the map gene encoding type I methionyl aminopeptidase: MAIALRKPQEIEKLRAANKIVGGALKLLQENTKVGISLKELDAMAEDYIRSHGAKPSFKGLYGFPNAVCTSLNEVIIHGIPSDYRLQEGDTIGYDIGTELDGYFGDAAISVGVGKISAEDEALIACAKDSLYYAIENIKEGMRFKELSLLLENFILDRGFVPLRNFCGHGIGKKPHEEPEIPNYLEGGNPKAGPKIKNGMVFCIEPMICQKESKPIILDNGWDVVSTDGLRGSHYEHTVAVVGGKAEILSLP, encoded by the coding sequence ATGGCAATTGCTCTTAGAAAACCTCAAGAGATAGAAAAACTTCGAGCCGCTAACAAGATTGTTGGCGGCGCTTTAAAACTTCTTCAAGAAAATACAAAAGTCGGAATTTCATTAAAAGAGTTAGATGCTATGGCTGAAGATTATATCAGAAGTCACGGTGCAAAACCATCTTTTAAAGGTCTGTACGGTTTTCCAAATGCCGTGTGTACATCTTTAAATGAGGTTATAATTCACGGGATCCCGTCTGACTATAGACTGCAAGAGGGTGACACTATCGGCTACGATATCGGCACTGAACTTGACGGTTATTTTGGAGATGCAGCGATCTCTGTCGGTGTTGGCAAGATAAGTGCAGAGGACGAGGCGTTGATCGCATGTGCGAAAGACAGCTTGTATTATGCTATTGAAAACATCAAAGAGGGGATGCGTTTTAAAGAGTTGTCTCTTTTACTTGAGAACTTTATACTCGATAGAGGCTTTGTTCCTCTAAGAAATTTTTGCGGTCACGGTATCGGCAAAAAACCTCATGAAGAGCCAGAGATTCCAAACTATCTTGAGGGAGGCAATCCCAAAGCTGGTCCAAAAATCAAAAATGGTATGGTTTTTTGTATAGAACCGATGATATGTCAAAAAGAGTCAAAGCCTATTATCTTAGATAACGGCTGGGATGTAGTTAGTACCGACGGTTTACGCGGTTCACATTATGAGCATACTGTCGCTGTAGTTGGTGGCAAGGCTGAAATTTTATCTCTACCATAA
- a CDS encoding ABC transporter permease — MIVNFVEKIGSSTIRGGSSIYEAMKFAVICMVHMLRPKSYNPAMIMVLTKQIYFTAVEIIPFFIFLAFLFGSIIIGFVVSLAFEYSLQDQIGSIIINFTLDEFAPFFTALLISLRSSTAVNTEIAVMKVNHELATLEHFKIDLIDYLFIPRIFAGMISVTSLSLIFAIIMLSSGYIFTLFYMGMDMNSYVKMLISAIEVKDLVVLVAKSAAFGFVIMLIPIYSGLKTLQSYSAIPISVLNGMVKLFIAIFFIEVLSLLLQLI; from the coding sequence GTGATTGTAAATTTTGTAGAAAAGATCGGTAGCAGTACTATAAGAGGCGGTTCGTCGATTTATGAGGCGATGAAATTTGCTGTCATCTGTATGGTCCATATGTTAAGACCAAAAAGCTACAATCCTGCGATGATCATGGTACTCACAAAACAGATATACTTTACCGCCGTCGAGATCATCCCTTTTTTCATATTTTTAGCATTTTTATTTGGTTCTATCATTATCGGTTTCGTCGTCTCTTTAGCATTTGAGTACTCTCTTCAAGACCAGATAGGTTCCATTATCATCAACTTCACACTTGATGAGTTTGCCCCGTTTTTTACCGCCCTTCTTATCTCACTTCGCTCAAGTACGGCCGTAAACACTGAGATAGCAGTTATGAAAGTAAACCATGAACTAGCGACACTTGAGCATTTTAAGATCGATCTTATCGACTATCTTTTTATCCCGAGAATATTTGCCGGGATGATAAGTGTCACTTCACTCTCCCTGATATTTGCGATCATCATGCTGAGCAGCGGGTACATTTTTACACTGTTTTATATGGGAATGGATATGAACTCCTATGTCAAGATGCTTATCAGCGCCATCGAAGTCAAAGACTTAGTTGTCCTGGTCGCAAAGAGTGCTGCATTCGGATTTGTTATCATGCTTATTCCCATATACAGCGGATTAAAAACCCTGCAAAGTTACAGTGCCATCCCTATCTCCGTCTTAAACGGTATGGTTAAGCTCTTTATCGCTATCTTTTTTATCGAGGTGTTATCATTACTTCTGCAATTAATATAA
- the rplF gene encoding 50S ribosomal protein L6, translating into MSRIGKNPVEFSSDINVKVDGPVITFTKGKNSVDLDTKGNVGIAVEGNTLTFSSNSDAREDRAFWGTYRALAANIVTGLTTGYTKSLEINGVGYRAAVKGNVLNLQLGFSHDIDFPIPAGVEITVDKNVITVKGIDKQQIGQICAEIRAFRPPEPYKGKGVKYVGEVIVRKAGKTSKK; encoded by the coding sequence ATGAGTCGTATTGGAAAAAATCCTGTAGAATTTTCTTCAGATATCAATGTTAAAGTTGATGGGCCTGTTATCACTTTTACAAAAGGCAAAAACAGTGTTGATCTAGATACTAAAGGAAATGTTGGTATCGCTGTTGAAGGTAACACTTTAACTTTTAGTTCAAACTCTGATGCTCGTGAAGACCGTGCATTTTGGGGAACATACCGTGCATTAGCGGCAAACATCGTAACTGGTTTAACAACTGGATACACTAAATCTTTAGAGATCAATGGTGTTGGTTACCGTGCTGCTGTTAAAGGTAATGTACTAAACCTACAACTTGGTTTTTCTCATGACATCGATTTCCCGATTCCTGCTGGAGTTGAGATCACTGTCGATAAAAACGTTATTACTGTAAAAGGTATAGACAAACAACAAATCGGTCAAATATGTGCTGAGATCCGTGCATTCCGTCCGCCAGAGCCTTACAAAGGTAAAGGTGTTAAATATGTTGGTGAAGTTATCGTGCGTAAAGCCGGTAAAACTTCTAAGAAATAA
- a CDS encoding chorismate mutase: MSIKQCSSLEEVREEIDKLDDQIVELIAKRNRYIHQAASFKESVEEVKAPERVDAVIQKVRSKALSLNLSPNLISKLYKIMINEMVESEIAEFRNGGKF, translated from the coding sequence ATGAGTATTAAACAATGTTCTTCACTCGAAGAGGTAAGAGAAGAGATAGATAAACTGGACGATCAAATTGTCGAACTCATAGCAAAAAGAAACCGCTATATTCATCAAGCAGCTTCTTTTAAAGAGAGTGTCGAAGAGGTAAAAGCTCCAGAACGCGTCGATGCCGTTATACAAAAAGTACGCAGTAAAGCCCTTTCGCTTAATCTTTCTCCAAACCTTATATCTAAACTCTACAAGATCATGATCAACGAGATGGTTGAATCTGAGATAGCAGAGTTTAGAAACGGCGGTAAATTTTAA
- a CDS encoding type Z 30S ribosomal protein S14 produces the protein MAKKSMIAKAKRTPKFKVRGYTRCQICGRPHSVLRDFGICRVCFRKMANEGLIPGVRKSSW, from the coding sequence ATGGCTAAGAAGTCGATGATCGCGAAAGCGAAAAGAACTCCTAAATTCAAAGTTCGTGGTTATACACGTTGTCAGATCTGTGGTCGTCCACACTCTGTACTTCGTGATTTTGGTATTTGTCGCGTTTGCTTTAGAAAAATGGCAAATGAAGGGTTAATCCCAGGCGTTAGAAAGTCTAGCTGGTAA
- the rpsH gene encoding 30S ribosomal protein S8 — protein MINDLIADALTRIRNAAMRRLDVTTLVHNKSVEALANILVEKGYIESCNVVEDGVKKTINVVLKYDENGKTVINELKRVSKPGRRVYKPASEIKRFKNGYGTIIVSTSKGVISNDKAMELNVGGEVLCTVW, from the coding sequence ATGATTAATGATTTAATCGCAGATGCGTTAACTCGTATCCGTAATGCAGCTATGCGTAGACTTGATGTAACAACTTTAGTTCACAACAAATCAGTTGAAGCATTAGCAAACATATTAGTAGAAAAAGGTTATATTGAAAGTTGTAACGTTGTTGAAGACGGCGTTAAAAAAACTATCAATGTTGTTTTAAAGTATGATGAAAATGGTAAAACTGTAATCAACGAACTTAAACGTGTATCTAAACCAGGTCGTCGTGTTTATAAACCGGCATCTGAGATCAAACGTTTCAAAAACGGTTACGGAACAATCATAGTAAGTACATCAAAGGGCGTAATTTCTAACGATAAAGCTATGGAGCTTAACGTTGGCGGTGAAGTTCTTTGTACAGTATGGTAG
- the rplO gene encoding 50S ribosomal protein L15, whose amino-acid sequence MALENLTPAAGSISNRKRIGRGQGSGTGKTAGKGNKGQKARTGYSRKRNFEGGQQPLARRLPKIGFTVQNQKPYVINVERVTAVAELAEITMETIRSVHKLGKSVVRVKLVGSTAKDLASKIKDENVLTTGK is encoded by the coding sequence ATGGCATTAGAAAACTTAACTCCTGCTGCTGGTTCTATTTCTAACAGAAAAAGAATAGGCCGCGGTCAAGGAAGTGGTACAGGTAAAACTGCCGGTAAAGGTAACAAAGGTCAAAAAGCTCGTACAGGTTACAGTAGAAAACGTAACTTCGAGGGTGGACAACAGCCTTTAGCTCGCCGTCTACCGAAAATCGGGTTTACAGTACAAAACCAAAAACCATATGTAATCAATGTAGAGCGTGTAACTGCTGTTGCTGAGCTTGCAGAGATCACTATGGAAACTATCCGTTCTGTACATAAACTTGGAAAATCTGTTGTTAGAGTGAAACTAGTTGGTTCTACTGCTAAAGATTTAGCATCTAAAATCAAAGACGAAAACGTTTTAACTACAGGTAAATAA
- the rpsE gene encoding 30S ribosomal protein S5: MEINREDFEESIVNIGRVTKVVKGGRRFRFTALIVVGNKNGTVGYGVGKAKEVPDAIRKAVDNAFKNLTTVKIKGSTIAHDIEHKYNASRVLLKPASEGTGVIAGGAARPVLELAGIQDILTKSIGSNNPNTLVRATIEALSKIKG; the protein is encoded by the coding sequence ATGGAAATCAATAGAGAAGATTTTGAAGAATCAATCGTAAATATTGGTCGTGTGACCAAAGTTGTTAAAGGTGGTAGACGCTTTCGTTTTACTGCACTAATCGTTGTCGGTAACAAAAACGGTACTGTCGGTTATGGTGTAGGTAAAGCTAAAGAGGTTCCAGACGCTATTCGTAAAGCTGTTGATAATGCATTTAAAAACTTAACTACTGTTAAGATTAAAGGTTCTACAATAGCTCACGATATTGAGCATAAATATAACGCTAGTCGTGTTCTTTTGAAGCCAGCTTCAGAAGGTACTGGTGTTATCGCCGGTGGAGCTGCTCGTCCAGTTCTTGAGTTAGCGGGTATCCAAGATATCTTGACTAAATCAATCGGTTCAAACAATCCAAATACTTTGGTACGTGCTACAATCGAAGCTCTATCAAAAATTAAAGGATAA
- a CDS encoding bifunctional diguanylate cyclase/phosphodiesterase — MPKTLKNFIFMINIILLSSLFVLIFIFTTYLHTSLAEKNAIKHANAVSNQVFTSMYQVMKKGWSRDDLNEFMYSLRENFNDSNYVINIYRGDLVKELFGTVSENKKDAIIERALLTGKKESISEDGNLRNLLPLNARNECLRCHVNAKVGDTLGVIEVQQNLINIIKETFLEYVYFFLIVLPLFALAAFVASRYTTAKITNSLKLFNNKVQNINSINDFKQFDSTDIDLKFEEVNQIIANVNLLAEKLKTIAVDKDLLEFEVQLLDKFIITSDVVKDWRDYIGELLSDINQVMPTYTLMTIFRVGDDQFEVDIFWFGIPEPSVKEKFEQYVREEVRQTEHFLGYTDYSIRHNISEHNRCINSSHYESFAHRTKSLFLDTPKIGGIVGLSVQSDIAVDPIKHIVIDSILTTMANLVGSVKAINKYTNDLEYYAAHDPLTGLFNQRIFTDLLEYEMKRSNHHQYPFALLVIDCDNFKPINDRYGHAFGDIFLQEFARLLNENKRDEDILSRYGGDEFTIILPECDLKGALAIAHKIVDAIESYKLLGTDGSYVGVTASIGVSIYPDHAKTEKELFLIADSMMYKAKEEGKNAVRIPSGDDILSVVKEQKAKSALLVDAVTNNRIVPYFQPIRTTKSGKVEIHELLMRIEIDGRIIPAYEFIEVAESMSMINRMDLMVIENAFKKINEENYEGILFINLSPKSLIVGNYADSITKLVTKYNISKENIVFEITERETVKNFSILEKFVINLKLAGYKFAIDDFGSGFSSFHYIKKFPIDYLKIDGEFIININKDKQDRAFVHSILTLAKELNVQTVAEFVEDEEIVETLKEMEVDYLQGFHIGKPQNTFSN, encoded by the coding sequence ATGCCAAAAACATTAAAAAATTTTATATTTATGATCAATATAATTCTTTTATCATCACTTTTTGTCCTGATATTTATTTTTACGACATATCTTCATACTTCTCTAGCTGAAAAGAATGCTATCAAACACGCGAATGCGGTTTCAAACCAAGTCTTCACATCCATGTATCAGGTCATGAAAAAAGGATGGAGCAGAGATGATCTTAATGAGTTTATGTACTCACTAAGAGAGAACTTTAACGACTCAAACTATGTGATCAACATCTATAGAGGCGATCTTGTCAAAGAACTTTTCGGAACCGTTAGTGAAAACAAAAAAGACGCCATAATCGAGCGTGCTCTTTTAACCGGAAAGAAAGAAAGTATAAGCGAAGACGGGAACCTCAGAAACCTTTTACCTTTAAATGCAAGAAACGAGTGTCTGAGATGCCATGTCAACGCAAAAGTCGGTGATACGCTCGGCGTCATTGAGGTTCAGCAAAATCTGATCAATATTATCAAAGAGACCTTTTTAGAGTATGTCTATTTCTTCTTGATCGTTCTTCCGCTGTTTGCACTTGCAGCTTTTGTCGCATCAAGATACACGACAGCAAAAATAACAAATTCACTTAAACTATTTAACAATAAAGTACAAAATATCAACTCTATAAATGACTTTAAACAGTTCGACTCTACAGATATCGATCTGAAATTTGAAGAAGTAAACCAGATCATTGCAAATGTAAACTTGTTGGCAGAAAAGCTGAAGACGATCGCTGTCGATAAAGACCTTCTAGAGTTTGAGGTGCAGCTTCTTGACAAGTTTATTATCACATCGGATGTAGTAAAAGACTGGCGTGATTATATAGGTGAGTTGTTAAGTGATATAAATCAGGTAATGCCTACATACACGCTTATGACGATCTTTAGAGTCGGTGATGATCAGTTCGAAGTCGATATATTTTGGTTTGGTATCCCTGAACCATCGGTAAAAGAGAAGTTTGAGCAGTATGTGCGTGAAGAGGTCAGACAGACCGAGCACTTTTTAGGATACACGGACTACAGCATCCGTCACAATATATCCGAGCACAACAGATGTATAAACAGTTCTCACTACGAGAGTTTTGCACACAGGACCAAATCACTCTTTTTAGACACACCGAAGATCGGCGGGATAGTAGGTCTCAGCGTTCAGTCGGATATTGCGGTAGACCCTATCAAACACATTGTTATCGACAGTATTTTAACGACTATGGCGAACCTTGTCGGTTCGGTTAAAGCTATCAACAAGTATACAAATGATCTTGAGTATTATGCAGCGCATGATCCGTTGACCGGTCTGTTTAATCAAAGAATATTTACAGATCTTCTGGAATATGAGATGAAAAGATCAAATCATCATCAATACCCGTTTGCACTTTTAGTCATAGACTGTGATAACTTTAAACCGATCAATGACCGTTATGGTCATGCATTCGGGGATATCTTCCTCCAAGAGTTCGCCAGACTTTTAAATGAAAACAAAAGAGATGAAGACATCCTTTCACGTTACGGAGGAGATGAGTTTACTATTATTCTTCCGGAATGTGATCTCAAAGGTGCCCTAGCCATAGCACATAAGATCGTCGATGCAATAGAAAGCTATAAACTTTTAGGCACGGACGGCAGCTATGTTGGTGTTACAGCTTCCATAGGTGTATCAATATATCCGGATCACGCGAAAACAGAAAAAGAACTGTTCCTGATCGCGGACAGTATGATGTACAAAGCAAAAGAAGAGGGTAAAAATGCTGTCAGGATACCTTCTGGTGACGACATCTTATCTGTTGTAAAAGAGCAAAAAGCGAAATCGGCACTCCTTGTCGATGCCGTGACAAACAATCGTATCGTTCCATATTTTCAGCCTATTCGTACCACAAAAAGCGGTAAGGTCGAGATACATGAACTTCTGATGCGTATTGAGATCGACGGCAGGATCATACCTGCTTACGAATTTATCGAAGTTGCCGAAAGCATGAGTATGATAAACAGAATGGACCTGATGGTTATTGAAAATGCTTTCAAAAAGATCAATGAAGAGAACTATGAGGGAATCCTGTTTATCAATCTCTCTCCAAAATCTCTGATCGTCGGAAACTACGCAGATTCTATAACAAAACTGGTGACAAAATACAACATCTCAAAAGAGAATATCGTCTTTGAGATAACAGAGAGAGAAACGGTCAAGAACTTTTCTATATTAGAAAAATTCGTCATCAATCTCAAACTAGCAGGTTATAAGTTTGCAATCGATGACTTCGGTTCGGGATTCTCATCATTTCATTACATCAAAAAATTCCCTATTGATTATCTGAAGATCGACGGCGAGTTTATTATAAATATCAATAAAGACAAGCAGGATCGTGCATTTGTCCATAGTATCTTGACGCTTGCCAAAGAGCTGAATGTACAAACAGTTGCAGAGTTCGTCGAAGATGAAGAGATAGTCGAGACACTAAAAGAGATGGAAGTAGACTATCTCCAAGGTTTCCATATCGGAAAGCCTCAAAACACTTTTTCAAATTAA
- the secY gene encoding preprotein translocase subunit SecY, with the protein MNKNLVNKILITVGFLFIYRLLAYVPVPGVDASVIASFFDNHSNDALGLMNMFSGNAVQRLSIISLGIMPYITASIIMELLAATFPNLAQMKKERDGMVKYMQIIRYATIVITIVQAIGVSIGLQSMTGPSGNSAILIDHNTFLLLSAVSMLAGTMLLMWIGEQITQSGIGNGISLIIFAGIVSAIPTAIGHTFTMINTGEMSFITLIAVVALILGTIGVIIYVELGERRVPVTYAKKTMMQNQNKRVMNYIPIKVNLSGVIPVIFASAILMFPMTVLSSSQNPTVQAVADFMSPGSYFFEFLTFLFVVFFAFFYSSITFNAKDISENLKRQGGFIPGIRTGEATKNFLNTTASNLTFTGALYLGLVATLPFMIIKGMGVPFYFGGTAVLIVVQVALDTMRKIEAQIYMSKYETLSAVGL; encoded by the coding sequence GTGAACAAAAATCTCGTAAATAAGATACTTATTACGGTTGGTTTTTTATTCATATACCGCTTACTGGCATACGTGCCAGTACCTGGTGTTGATGCATCTGTCATCGCCTCTTTCTTCGATAACCACAGCAATGATGCTTTAGGTCTTATGAATATGTTCAGTGGTAACGCTGTTCAACGTCTGTCTATTATCTCTCTTGGAATCATGCCTTATATTACCGCTTCTATTATTATGGAGCTTCTTGCGGCGACATTCCCTAACCTGGCTCAAATGAAAAAAGAGCGTGACGGTATGGTGAAATATATGCAGATCATTCGTTATGCGACTATCGTAATCACAATCGTTCAAGCTATCGGAGTAAGTATAGGTTTACAAAGTATGACTGGACCAAGCGGAAATAGTGCTATCTTAATAGATCATAACACATTCCTTTTATTGTCTGCAGTTTCTATGCTTGCCGGAACTATGCTTCTTATGTGGATAGGAGAACAGATAACTCAAAGCGGTATCGGAAACGGTATATCTTTAATTATCTTTGCTGGTATCGTATCAGCTATTCCTACTGCTATAGGACATACATTTACAATGATCAATACAGGTGAGATGAGTTTTATCACTCTTATCGCTGTTGTTGCTCTAATCCTTGGAACAATAGGTGTAATCATATATGTTGAGCTTGGAGAGCGTCGTGTACCTGTTACATACGCTAAAAAGACTATGATGCAAAATCAAAACAAACGTGTGATGAACTATATTCCGATCAAAGTGAATCTATCAGGTGTTATTCCTGTTATCTTTGCTAGTGCGATACTTATGTTTCCGATGACAGTGCTTTCAAGCAGTCAGAATCCTACAGTACAAGCAGTAGCGGATTTCATGAGTCCTGGTAGTTACTTCTTTGAATTTTTAACATTTTTGTTTGTTGTGTTCTTTGCGTTCTTTTACTCATCGATCACATTCAATGCAAAAGATATATCTGAGAATTTAAAACGTCAAGGCGGCTTTATCCCTGGTATCCGTACCGGTGAAGCAACTAAAAACTTTTTAAATACGACAGCTAGCAACCTTACTTTTACAGGTGCTCTTTACTTAGGTCTAGTGGCGACACTGCCTTTTATGATCATCAAAGGTATGGGTGTTCCGTTTTACTTCGGTGGAACGGCAGTACTGATCGTTGTTCAAGTCGCACTTGATACGATGAGAAAGATTGAAGCTCAGATATATATGAGTAAATACGAAACTCTAAGCGCGGTTGGCTTGTAA
- the rplE gene encoding 50S ribosomal protein L5 produces the protein MARLKEKYLSLKPELQKELGIENVMNVPAVEKIMISVGAGFAMKDNKLIQNIEDTITAIAGQRATTVIAKKSVAGFKVREGMPVGVKVTLRGENMYNFLDRLISIALPRVKDFRGVARNGFDGRGNYNFGLQEQLIFPEVSYDSVMQIHGMNITIVTTGSDDKHAFALLAKLGMPFAKGRE, from the coding sequence ATGGCACGTTTAAAAGAAAAATATCTTTCTCTAAAACCAGAGTTACAAAAAGAGCTTGGAATCGAGAACGTAATGAACGTTCCTGCGGTTGAAAAGATCATGATAAGTGTTGGTGCTGGTTTTGCAATGAAAGACAACAAACTTATTCAAAACATAGAAGATACTATAACAGCAATCGCTGGACAACGTGCTACTACTGTAATCGCTAAAAAATCTGTTGCAGGTTTTAAAGTACGTGAAGGTATGCCGGTTGGTGTTAAAGTTACATTACGTGGTGAAAACATGTATAACTTCCTTGACCGTTTAATATCTATAGCTCTTCCACGTGTGAAAGACTTCCGTGGTGTTGCTCGTAACGGTTTTGATGGTCGTGGTAACTACAACTTTGGTTTGCAAGAACAACTAATCTTCCCAGAAGTTAGTTATGATTCTGTAATGCAAATCCATGGTATGAACATCACAATTGTAACTACTGGTTCAGATGATAAGCATGCATTTGCTTTATTAGCTAAACTTGGTATGCCTTTTGCAAAAGGAAGAGAATAA
- the rplR gene encoding 50S ribosomal protein L18 gives MNAKVMKQKLAKRIQRKRRIRSKISGDTTLPRVSVFRSNRYLSAQAIDDTNSTTLAAIHSKANGLRANKDGAAALGAAFAATLKKAGITAIVFDRNGYQYHGVVAAFGEALRANEIKF, from the coding sequence ATGAATGCTAAAGTTATGAAACAGAAATTGGCAAAGCGTATTCAACGTAAGCGCCGTATCCGTTCAAAAATATCTGGTGATACTACACTTCCTCGTGTTTCTGTATTCCGTTCAAATAGATATTTGAGTGCACAAGCTATTGATGATACTAATTCAACAACATTGGCGGCTATTCACTCAAAAGCAAATGGTCTTCGTGCAAACAAAGACGGTGCTGCTGCGTTAGGTGCTGCATTTGCTGCGACACTTAAAAAAGCTGGTATCACTGCAATTGTTTTTGATCGTAATGGTTACCAATATCACGGCGTTGTAGCTGCGTTTGGTGAAGCACTTCGTGCAAACGAAATTAAGTTCTAG
- the rplX gene encoding 50S ribosomal protein L24, whose product MAKFNFKKGDTVEIIAGDDRGTKAEVLAVMPKKNKVIVQGCKIAKKAIKPTEDNPKGGFLNKEMPIDASNVRKVEA is encoded by the coding sequence ATGGCAAAATTTAATTTCAAAAAAGGTGATACTGTAGAGATCATCGCTGGTGACGATAGAGGCACTAAAGCGGAAGTTCTAGCAGTTATGCCAAAGAAAAACAAAGTAATTGTACAGGGTTGTAAAATAGCTAAAAAAGCTATCAAACCTACAGAAGACAATCCAAAAGGCGGCTTTTTAAATAAAGAGATGCCAATTGATGCGTCAAATGTACGTAAAGTGGAGGCATAA
- a CDS encoding rhodanese-like domain-containing protein — MKLFLALLFFSFTLFASQGFISVSELQQKINDSNLVLLDVTDYKTYKKGHINNALQVDIAKFRNKVGSYQIMKSSNEIEKLAQSLGINNDSEIVIYGHGNEKELLQESYVALALIVNGAKNISILDGGYLAWTFQSNLLSSTDTVSARKGNFTAEYNPNILVDIDYVKNSIGKVAMLDARPTGLYYGTALSKGVKRAGHIKGAMSSFWGDKFLKDETLRSDDELKEIFLTGYGLNSDDEVILYCTGGLQASMNWYILYSHLGFKNAKLYDASLREWGNSDDTPMERFKWELFKK; from the coding sequence ATGAAGCTATTTTTAGCATTACTATTTTTTTCTTTCACTCTTTTCGCATCACAGGGGTTCATATCCGTAAGTGAACTTCAACAAAAGATAAACGACTCAAACTTAGTTCTTCTAGACGTTACTGACTATAAAACATATAAAAAAGGGCACATAAATAATGCCCTGCAGGTAGATATTGCAAAATTTAGAAATAAAGTCGGCTCATACCAGATCATGAAATCCTCAAATGAGATAGAAAAACTGGCTCAATCACTCGGTATAAATAATGATTCTGAGATAGTAATATATGGACACGGTAATGAAAAAGAACTCCTGCAAGAGAGCTATGTCGCACTCGCCCTTATAGTAAACGGTGCGAAAAATATATCTATTTTAGACGGCGGATACTTGGCATGGACATTCCAAAGCAATCTTTTATCGTCAACAGACACTGTCTCTGCACGTAAAGGGAACTTTACAGCAGAATACAATCCAAATATCCTAGTCGATATTGACTATGTAAAAAACAGCATAGGCAAAGTCGCTATGCTAGATGCACGTCCGACCGGTCTATACTATGGGACAGCACTTTCAAAAGGTGTAAAACGTGCAGGACACATTAAAGGTGCTATGTCGAGTTTTTGGGGAGATAAGTTTTTAAAAGATGAGACTCTGCGCTCTGATGATGAACTAAAAGAGATCTTTTTAACCGGATACGGACTAAACAGTGATGATGAAGTGATACTTTACTGTACCGGTGGGTTACAGGCTTCTATGAACTGGTATATTCTTTACAGTCATCTGGGTTTTAAAAATGCTAAACTCTATGATGCTTCGTTAAGGGAGTGGGGAAATAGTGATGATACTCCGATGGAGCGTTTTAAGTGGGAACTATTTAAGAAGTAA
- the infA gene encoding translation initiation factor IF-1 yields MAKSDVIEVDGKIVEALPNATFRVELDNGHIILCHIAGKMRMHYIKILPGDRVKLELTPYSLDKGRITYRYK; encoded by the coding sequence ATGGCAAAATCAGATGTTATCGAGGTTGATGGCAAGATTGTTGAAGCTTTACCAAATGCAACATTTCGTGTAGAGCTTGATAATGGTCACATTATCTTGTGTCATATCGCTGGAAAGATGCGTATGCACTATATAAAGATATTACCGGGTGACCGTGTAAAACTAGAACTAACTCCATACAGTCTAGATAAAGGTCGTATTACTTATAGATATAAGTAA